AGCGACCGTCCCGACGCCAGGAGAGCGGCGCTGGCTGGTAGATCAACTTGACGAGCTCGTGGACCGGCGCCAGCACCTGGTCTCCCAGAACACCCCACAGCTGCGCATTGGTCAGTACCGGCCTGCGGACCAGCAGACCGCGGAAGCTCCGGTAGGAGTCCTCCTCCCCGGCGCTCCGGCACAGGTCGAGGGCGATGCCGATCACCAGGTTGTCCCGGTGCCGTGCGGCAGGGTCTCCGCTCCGCTCGGCCCACTCGTGGCACAGCTCGGTGGGGCGACCCCAGAGGTCGTCCAGCAGGCGGTCGCCCGGTCCGACCACCTCCGGCGGCAATCGAAGCGGCCAGTCCTCCAGTGACATCGTCCGACATCGGGTGACGAGCTCACCCAGGGACACGGGGGGCGGTTCGCCGTGCAGCAGAAAGGCGGTGGCGGTGCGGTCGAGCGCCTGCTGGGCTGCAGCCGGGTAAGGGAGGGTGAACTCGAGAAGGCCATTCTGCTGCTCCAGGAGGCAGAGCGCTTGGGCGAGCGTGCGCAGAAGCGGCACACCGTCGTACGCGGACCAGGCCGCGAGGGCAGCCCAGTCGGGGGGCGGAATGTCGGCGTGTCGGTTCATCAGCCAGTCCCCTCGGGCGGAGCCGAGTTGCCCGCGCTGCGCGCGAGACCGGTAGCGCACCAACGCCGCGCCTCGCACTCGGCGCAGTCATAGCCCTCCCGCGGGGCCTCCGGATATTCCCGGGCGCGGGCCCAGGGCTCGGTGTACGCGGCGAGTGCGGTGCGGGCCCGCTCGACCGTCGCGGGGTCGTCCGGCGCGAACTCCTCCTCGGCGACGCCGTCCGGACGCAGCAATTCGAGCTCGACCCGGGAGCGCCTGATCTCCCCGCCCAGCGCGCCGGATCGGACAAGCAGCACCGCCAACGCCAACTGGGGATACCTCTCCAGCGGGTCCGCACCACGGTACAGTCCGCGTACCGAGGTCTTGGTCTCGCGTACGACGACGCCGCCCCGCTCGGTGTGGACCAGGTCGCACGAGGCAACCACGACCACATCCGCCACCGGATCCAGGACTGTGACCTGTCGCTGGGGTGTGCAGTCCTCGTCGGTACCGATCCGGTCGAGAGGGCAGTTTCCGCGATGACGGCGGATCATGTCGAGTGCGAGCCCGGTCTCCTCCGCGGCGAGTCCGGGCAGCCGGTCGGGCAGGGCCACCCGCCGACACGGCACCCGGTCCGGATCTGCGTGCCGCGCGTTCAGCCAAGCGTCGACGGCGCGGCCGCGCCGGATGGCCAGGTTCTCAGAGTTCTCGGGCGCGGTCTCCCGCAGCTTGAGGACCCGCGTCAGGTGATAGCGGGCAGGGCAATCGTGGAAGGCGCGCAGGTCGGCCATGGACACCGTGCGCCGCTTCCGCGCCGGGCGGGCCGCTGGGACCCCGAGAAGCCCCGATGCCCGCGGGAGCATCGGGCACCCAGCGATGTGGACGCAGTCGGCACAGCCAGGGTTCGCCCGGCGCTCGCGTCCGTCGAGAGCGACGGCTATCCGGGGGCCGACGTGCTCGGCGAAGAGCCGGCGTACCTCCGCCGCGCTCCAGTCGGCGGCGATGAGGCCGCTCTCCTCGTCGCGCAGCACGGCTAGAGCGCCGTCGCCAAGTCCGATACCCAGTACGCGGACCCGCTGAGGAGCCGGCTCGTGGGGATCGGGCTTCCAGCGGGCGTCGTACGGGTACGTCTCCGTCGGCGCGCCGAAGACGAGCACAGCCGCAGCGGCAACTAGCTCGGACAGCGGCCGGGTCGCGGGCGCGCGGGTGAGGGACGGGATCCACAGCTCGCGTTCCGACCCGTCCGTGGTCGCGTACCTGCGCCCCCAGGCACGGCGCTCGTACTGGTCGACGCCCCGCGTATCGACTCGACGTTCGCCCGCGTCGTCCTTCACCTGCCGAATCGCCACCCACTCGGCGCGGACCGGGAGAATCCGGTACAGCCCTGCGGCCTCGCGACGGCACTGCTCGCGCCCGGCGGCGTCGAGGTACGCTCCGGCTGCCTCCCGGGCCCAGGCGGCGTGCCCGGGCAGGCATGAGGCGAAGTGCCGGGGGTCCTCACAGGCGGCCGCAAGGGTGACCCCCCGGAACTCGACCGCGTCCACCACCCGCTCCCAGGGGCGGAACACGTAGGTCTCGGCCGGTGATTTCCGAGACCGACCGGACTCCTCCCGCAGCAGCGGGCGAGCGCGCAGGGCTGTTCGGGCGGGGCAGCCGAATGGATCGTCCCGTAGCGCCGGGATGCCTAGGCGAACGAGACCGGGATCCCCGATGACCCCAGGTGGGGTGGTCCAGCGAAGCACGACGGGCTCCTGGGTGACGGTTTCACTGACGACACGAGAATGGGCCATGCTGTGAACGGGGGCAACAATACGCATCTGACGGGGCGTGAGGCACTATCCTCTCCGCTTGAGGTGTCATCAGGTGGCATGGCCGCACCGGAACGTAGAGTGGAGGAGATCAGGCGTGGAGCCGCGGTGGCCCGATTCATCGGCCAGGCGACGGGTGGTTGACAACCGGTTCGAGCTGATGGGAGGGGAATCCAGCGGAGGAATGGGCGTCGTCTGCAAGGCTATTGACCTTGAGTCAGGGAAGCCGGTGGCAGTCAAGTTCCTGGCCCCGTGGGATCCACACGCGGGTGATGGCGCGCGCGTCAGACCGTGGACCTCAACCGATCTGAAGCGTTTCCACCGTGAGTGCGACATTCAGCGCGAGCTGAGCGGTCAGGGCGTTCCTGGCTACGTTCACAGCCGGCTGACCGGGGCCCGCCCCTATCTGGTCACCGAATACGTGGACGGCCTCGACCTGCGGGCTCTGCTCACCCAGAGGCGCCCGGGTCGGGCCGACGCCGCCGCGATCACCGTGCAGCTGCTGCGCATCCTCGGCCGGGTCCACTCGCGCGGCGTCATCCACCGGGACGTCAAGCCGAGTAATATCATGATCGCCAAGGATGGGCGCCTCTTCCTGGTGGACTTCGGCATCTCCCTGCCGATGGATCCGCAGGCCACCCGACACACGGTCGGCAGGACACCCGGGAGCCTCGGCTTCATGGCCCCGGAGATCCTCCAGGGTGAGCGCAGCCCCGGCCCGCCGGCCGATCTCTACGGCGCAGGCTGCACGATCTTCCTACTCTTCGCCGCGCGTCCGGTCTTCGAGTACGGCGGGAACGAATTCCAGGTGGAGTACCACCATCGGCTCACACCGGCACCGAGGCTCTCCACGGTGATCGGGGACGTGTCCGAGGCGATGGACGAGACCGTCGCCGGCCTGCTCGCGAAGTCCCCCAGCGAGCGCCCGACACCAGAGGTGGCCGAACGCCCGTTCCTCGACATGCTGCCCAGGCCCGGCTCACGCGGAAACCCGGGCGAGCAGTACGACCCCAAGCGGCCCTTCCTCGAAGGCACCGCAAGCGCGCCGTCTGCCCCCGCACGAGGCGGACCTACGCGTCGGCCCGTGGTGCGACGGTCGCCGACGAGCGGCCCGAGCCGAGATGCGCTGCGGTCCCTGTGCCTTGGCGCGTCTGAGGAACTCCGGGACGCGGGGCCAGGCGACTGCGCGCGCCGGCTGGTAGACGTGCTGCCTGTGGTGCGGAGGCGGTGGACCGATGCGGACGGCGACGTCCTGAGCGCGCTGCTGCTCTGCGCCGAAGCCGCGCGAGCCGAGGGGGACTGGGTCTCGGCGGGGTCCAGGTTCCGGGCCGTCGCCCGACAGCTCCGGGGAGTAGGCCCCGGCTCGCCTTCGTACGGCTCGCAGGTGCGGGCACGCCTCGGGGCGGTCGAGAGCCAGCTCAACGAGGACCGGATCCCGGAGGAAGCGCCCCCAGACTGGTGCGGCATCGCCTGCGAGGTACTGGAACTCGGACAGGACGCGCGTCCCGACCTCGTTGCGCTCTGCCGCGAGGTCGGCGAGGAACTGCTCGCTTGCGGCAGCTCCACAGAGGTGGCCGAGCTCTGCGAACGGCTGGCCGGATCGGCATAGGTTCGACCGGTCTGCTCGCCCAGCTCACGAGCCGCGCTGGAGCCTCCCATCCCCAAGCAGCGCCCCGAGCACTTCGTCGACCTGCGCGGCGGCTGCGCCAAAGGCTGCTGCTGCCTCCCTAAACTCAGCGATCTGCCGGTACATCTGCCCGAGCTCCCGCTGCTCCATCAGGGAGCGTTGAACCACCCGCATCCGGCGGACGTTGAGCCGCGCCGAGGCCCGGGCATGCGAGCCAGCCCGCCAGGCGTTCGATGAGAGTCGCAGGCAGGACGCGAGATAGAACGGGTCGAGCTGTTCCGGGTCCGTCCGGAGCCGGAACAGCCCTGCGCCGAGCGCACGGGGAGCGTGCATCTCCACCAAGACTTCGTGCTCTGCGGCGTAGGAGGAGACGATGATGTCACCGAACGCGGTCAGCGGGACCAGCCCGGCACTATCCAGCCGGGCCGCCTCGCCCGAGTCCAGCCAAGGGACCTCCTCCTGCCCGTGGCGGGGGTGGCGCAGCAGGAGGACCTCGATGGCGTCGGCCGGGCGAAAGCCGCGTCTGAGCTCGCCCGGCGGCAGCGGCGCGCCGGGCGTCACAGTGAGTGCGCCGAGCCGCTCCAGCTCTGCCACGGTCACACGCGGCGACTCCGCAGCGGCGACGTCGTCGAGCGCGCGCAGCGAGCGGAGCGACGGCATGCCGTCCCGAACGCGCAGCATGGCCTGGTCCAGCACGGCCCACGAACGGCCAAGATCGACCTGTGTTGCTGGCGGCTCCCAGGCCAGCTGCCGGGTCGGCGTCAGATCGGCATCCTCGGCGAGCAATTGCGCCCTTGGTACCTGGGCGGCACGGGTCACGGCATCGCCACGAACAGCCGCGAGCGCGCGCTCACGCAGGCGGTCCCAGTCAACGACGCTCTGGCCGCCGGAGGAGGTATGACGACAGTCAGCCGCGTCGACGAAGAGTACCGGCGATTCGGGTGTGCGGCTTCCGGGCGCGCGGAGCAGCCAAAGGTGCAACCCCACCCCGTAGGGAGAGGCAGCACCAGCCGGGAGGGCGATCAACCCGTGGATGGCCCCGGCGCGTAGCAGCGACGCGCGGATCCGGCGTCCGCTACGGCGAGAGGCCACCGAGGGCGTCAGCAGGACGACCGCCACACCAGTGGTATTCAGGGCGGACAGAATGTGCTGCACCCAGGCGAGTTCCGGATCGCCCTGGGCGGGAAGCCCGTACCGCCAGCGGCTATCGGCCGCGAGTTCGGTGGCGCTCCAGCCTGGTGCCTCGGCGGGCGGGTTGCACAGCACGACGTCGACGGGGGCCGGAAGCGGCGGCGCCGTCAGGAGGGCATCGGCGCACAGCACCGTCGCGCGTGCCGCCGGCGCTGCCACTGCGAGTCCGACACGGGTGAGCAGCGCGAGCACGGGATCAGCCTCGACGCCGGTCAACTGCAGCGAGCCGCACTCCCGCCACTTCCGGGCAGCGGCCTCCAAGAGCAGGCCGACGCCACAGGTGGGGTCCAGCACCCGCTCGACCGGCTCGCCGTCGCGCAGTGCGGCCGCGAGCGCCGCCATCGTGTCCGCCAGGGGCTGCGGGAGCGCGGCGACCTGCCGGTTCTGGACCGCGAGCCACCGGTGGCGCAGGAGGCCGAACCCGTTGCTTCCCTGGTCCTCAGCCGCAAGCGTGCGCGCCTCCCGCACCAGTGCTCGCTCGTCGACGGTGAGGGCAGCAAGCCCGGCCTGCTCTCGACCCTCCGGCCGCACGCCGGTCAACTCGGAGCCGACCGCAGCGAGCACCAGCCCCATCCGCTCCCAGTCGCCCAGGTCCTCCACCTTCGGCCAGAGCCAGTTCCAGCCGCTGACGGAGTCGTCGACCTTACCGTGTCGGCGCAACCAGTCCTCGATGTCGGGAAGCGAGAACTGCGGACTGGAGTCCGTGCCGCCGACCGGCGCAGGGAAGTCGTCGTGACGCCTGCGCCAATTGCTCACCGCCGCGCGGCCGACGTTCGCGAGCCGCCCGATCCCCGCGAGCGTCAAGGTCACCGGAACGTCCTGCTCTGCCATGGCGCCTTCCTGATGCTGTGTCCCCGAGGCACAGGTGCGTGCCGAGGGGACACAGTAGACCGGTTGGGCACCGATCAGGCAGTCGCCACGGCTGGGCAGCGCGGAGCCGCCAAACGTGCGTCCGAGGGCCTCCGCCCCTGGTCAGCGGAGCTCGCCGGTGACGAACTCCAGGCTGCAGAGGGCTCTGTCCGACTGGGCGGCTTGGCGGGCAGAGCCGCCCGGTCAGGTCTTCACACTCCCAACCGTCCGTGCGCGGCTGGCGAACCTGGCTCGCGCCCAGGAGACTCCGCGTGGGCCTGCTGGCTCGGGTGGTAGCCCGTCGATAGGGGGCCTATGGGCACCGTGGCGCGGGCCATAGCCTGGGAGCGGCCGCCGGCCCACAGGCGCCCACTGATGTGCTCGGCCGTGGGCGCCTTCGAGCCCGCCATCCACGAGGTCATCGAGCTTGATCCTTTCAGCAACATCCCCGGAAAGAGGTCACTCAAAGCGACGAGGGATTGATTGCGACCACAGCAGACGTGCCCGACCCATTTCATGATCATTGCCAGTCCGGGCAAGTTTCGGGCAAGTTCGGGAGCCGCAGTTACACGCAGCGCTGGCCATCATCGTCCGCAAGGCACAAGAAAGCGCAGGTCAGATCCACACTCTTGGGATGCTGCCCGCTCCGTAGCTACGCACTGCAATCAAATCCCGATGCATCTGGCATGCATTGGTTCAGCAGACGATGCAGACATGATTCCATGGTCACAAAGAAGCCCAACTCCTGCATCAACGACAGGAGTTGGGCTTCACCATGGAGCCGCCTATGGGATTCGAACCCATGACCTACGCATTACGAGTGCGTTGCTCTGGCCAACTGAGCTAAGGCGGCACCGCTGCCGGTGACCCGGCCCGTGGGGGCAAGGGTCGCATCGGCAACGCGCGCCAGTCTACACAGTTTCCAGGGGTGATCCGTACGCGGCTGCGAGGTGGGCGGGGGTCAGGTGGAGGAGACGGCGAGTTTGGCGGCGAAGCCGGCGAAGAGGACGGCGACGGAGGAGGTGAGGCCGGCGGAGAGGCGTCGGCGGCGGCGGAAGGCGTTGGCGAGGGTGGTGCCGGTGAAGATCAGCAGGGAGAGGTAGAGGAAGGAGAAGGTCTGCAGGACGGTGCCGAGGAGGGCGAAGGAGAGGACGGGGGCGCCGTAGGAGGGCTCGACGAACTGGGTGAAGAAGGAGAGCAGGAAGAGGATCGCCTTGGGGTTGAACAGGCTGATCACCAGGGCGCGGCGGAAGGGCCGTTCGCCGTCCTCGACCGGGCCGTCCTCGACGGGGGCCGCCGCCAGGGCGCGGTCGCGCCACATGGCGCGGGCGGCGCGCAGCATGCCGTAGCCGATCCACAGCAGGTAGGCGGCCCCGCCGAACTTGACCACCGCGAAGACCGCGGGGTTGGCCCGGAGCAGGGAGGCCGCGCCGAGGGAGGTGAGGCTGATCAGGGTGAGGTCGCCGAGGAAGACGCCGCAGGCCGCGCGGTAGCCGGTGCGGACGCCCTTGCGGGCGGCGACGGAGAGCACGTAGAGGGAGTTGGGTCCGGGCAGCAGGACGATGACCAGTGCGCCGAGGACGTAGGTGGCCAGGTCGTGGACTCCGAGCACTGCGGTCTCCAGGAAGCGGGCGGGCGGGAACCCCGAAGGGGCTGCGCCATGGTAGCTGCCAGCCCCTTCACCCAGGAACACTCCTGACGCCCCGCCCGCCCGGAGGCGCGCCGTCCGGTCAGTCCTTGCAGGTCTTCCCGTTCTCGGGCGCCTCGCCGCCGAGCAGGTAGTCGTTGATCGCGTTGTCGATGCAGGCGTTCTGCCGCTGGTACGCGGTGTGCCCGTCGCCCTCGTAGGTGAGCAGCCGCCCGCCCTCCAGCTGCCCGGCCAGCGACTTCGCCCAGGCGTAGGGGGTGGCCGGGTCCCGGGTGGTGCCGACGACCACGATCGGGTCGGACCCGGCGGCGCGGACGGTGTGCGGGGCGCCGGTGGCCGCGTCCGGCCAGTACGCGCAGCCCAGCGCCATCCAGGCCATGTCGCGGCCGAAGTGCGGGGCCGCCTTCTCGAAGGCGGGGACGGCGGCGGCGACCGCGGCCGGGTCGGTGAACGGGGCCGGCAGGTCGAGGCAGTTGACCGCCATGTTGGCGTACATCAGGTTGTCGTAGCTGCCGTCGCTGTCGCGCCCGTAGTAGCTGTCGGAGAGCTTGAGCAGCCCGCTGCCGTCGCCCGCCCGGGCGGTGTTCAGCGCCTCGCGCAGGTAGGGCCACAGCGATTCGGCGTACATCGCCTCGGCGACGGCGGTGAGCGCCTGGGACTCGGTCAGCGAGCGGTTCTGCTCGGTCGGCAGCGGTTTGGCGTCGAGCCCGGCGAACAGCGCGGTGAGCTTCTCCCCGGCCTCCTGCACGCTGTGCCCGACGGGGCAGTCGTCCCGCTTGGTGCAGTCCTCGGCGAACGCCTTCCAGGCGGTCTCGAAGCCGCCGGCCTGGGTGAGGTTCCCGGTGACGGCGTCCAGCGAGGGGTCCATCGCGCCGTCCAGGACGACCTTGCCGACCCGGCCCGGGAACAGGCCCGCGTACGTCGCGCCGAGGAAGGTGCCGTACGACTTGCCGACGTAGTTGAGCTTCCGGTCGCCGACCAGCTCCCGCAGCACGTCCATGTCGCGGGCCGCCTCCACGGTGGAGACGTGGCCCAGCAGTTCGCCCGCCCCGGCCCGGCAGCCGGCCGCGAACTCCTTGTCGGCGGCCACCACGGCGTCGATCTCGCCCTGGTCGTCGGGGGTGAGGTCGGTGCCGGTGTAGGTGTCCATCCGCGGGCCGGTCAGGCAGGTGATCGGCGCCGAGCGCCCGACCCCGCGCGGGTCGAAGCCCACCAGGTCGTAGCCGGCCCGCACGCTCGCGTCGTAGCGCGCCGCGACCCGCTCCGCGTAGTCGGTCGCCGAACCGCCCGGGCCGCCCGGGTTGAGCAGCAGCGAGCCGATCCGGCGCGAGGCGTCGCCGGCCGGCTTGCGGACCACCGACAGCTCCACGTCGTGCCCGTCCCCCGGGTGCGCGTAGTCCAGCGGCACCTTGAAGGTCGCGCACTCGAACCCGGAGTCGCACGCCTTCCAGGCCAACTTCTGCGCGTAGTACGGGGCGAGGCCGGCCGGCTGCTCGGTCGGCAGCGGCTCCAGCGGGGTGGCCCCGGACGGCGCGGGGCGGCCGGTCACGCTGTCCGTCGACCGGCCCGGGGCGCCGGACGGGGTGCCGGAGGAACTCGGGTGCCCGGAGCTGCAGCCCGCCAGCAGCAGCGAAACGGCGGCGGCCAGCACGGCGGCGGGCGCCGTCCGACGGCTCCGGGCGACTGTCATGACGACGGGTCCTCTCCCCTGGGGAACGGCGCGGCGGCCGGGAGCCCGAGCCTAGCGGGCGCGGCCGACGCCCCCGGCGCCCCGCACCGGCCGCCACCCCGGCCGGACGATCATCACACCGCCGATCGCACCACACCCCGCACCGAACGGCCCACACCCGCGCACCAGACGGTCGACGCCCCACACCGAACGGCCCGCACCCCCACACCGTTCGGCCGACGCGGCCCGCTCCTCCCGCACCGGACAGCCCGTTCCTCGCGCCGAACAACCCGCACTCGCACTCGCGCGCCGGCCGACCCGCCCCGGCCGGGCGCGCCGCTACTTGGCCAGTTGCTCCGCCAGGTACTGCACCGCGACCCGCACCAGCCGCAGCCGCTCCCGCTCCGGCGTGTAGTCCTGCACCACCTCCGACGTGCGCACCTCGGCCCGCGCCCCGGCGTCCCGCAGGGCCGCCTGCACCGACCGCCCGGACGCCAGCGCGGCCGCGTCCCGCTTCGCCGCGGCCAGCAGCAGCCGCGGGGCCACCGCACCGGGGCCTCCGCCGCCGCCCGGCCAGCGCCTTGGCGTCGTACCGGCCGGAGACCGCCGCGGCCCCGTACAGGTCGGGCCGGGCCAGTCCGGCCGCGGCCGCGCAGGGCGCGCCGGCGTCCACGCCGAGCACGCTCCAGCCGCCGGGGCCGGCCGGGAGGGTGCGGAAGGCCGCGCCGACGGCCGAGCGCAGCGCCGCGTCGTCCGCGACCGCCTGCGGGGCGGCCGCGACCAGGTCGCAGGGGTGGCCGGTGCCGCCGGGCGCCTCGGGGGCGACCACCACGAACGGGCGGGCCTTGCCCTGCTGCACCGCCGACGCCACGCCGTCGAACACGTCCGGCAGGTCGGCGTCGGCGGTGTGCCCGGGCGTCCCGGCGTGCAGCACGATCACCGGGAAGCGGTCCGCCGCGTTCTTCCCGTACTCGGCGGGCAGCCACACCCGCACCGTCCGCGCCCGCCCGTCCGGTCCCGGCACCGCGCCCTGCATCAGCTCCCCGCCCGCCGCCCGGCCCACGCTCGCGAACGCCACCGCCGACGCCACCGCCGACGCCGAGGGCGCCGCAGACCGCGACGGCCCGGACGACGGCACGGACGAGGGCCCGGACGACGGCTCGGGCGAAGCGGACGACGACGCCGGCGGTGGAGCCGCCGCCACCCGCTCCGCGCCGCCCGCCGCCTCCGCCGCGACCGCCCGCGCCTCCCCGTGCCCGCCCCGCGCCCCGAGCAGCACCGCCACCCCCAGCGCACTCACGCACATCAGGCAGAGCGCCGCCGCCCCGGCCCGCACCAGCACCGGCCGCGCCTCCGCCACCAGCTCGTACGTCTGGGCGGCCCGCAGGTCCCGCCAGCGCACCATCGCCGAACGGGCCAGCCAACTGCCCGCCACCACGGCCACCAGCAACGACAGGACGAGGAGCGAACGGGGCATGGGGACGCACCACCTCGGGGAAGGACCGGCCGCCGGACGCGGGCGCGTGGTCAGTGCACAGGGTGCAAGACCGGGTGCCCGCTCGCCCCGGAGCGGTACGGGCGTCTCCGCACGTTCACTCGAACGAGCGACGGCCGGACGCGGCGGAGGCGGAAGCGGCGGAGGCGGCGGAGGAGCCCCGGGCTCAGCCCGCCCGCAGCGCCACCGTCATCGCCTCGACCGCCAGCAGCGGGTCCACGTTCCGGTCCAGCGCCCGGCGGCAGGCCAGCACCGCCTCGATCCGGCGCAGCGTGTTCTCCGCCGCGCCCTCCCCCGCGATCCGCTGCAGCGCCGGCCGCTGGTCGTCGTTGGCCAGCGCGCCGCCCGCGCCGAGCTGCAGGGCCAGCACGTCCCGGTAGAAGCCCAGCAGGTCGCCCAGCGCCACGTTCAGCGTCTCGCGCCGGGTCCGGGTGGCCCGGCTCTTCTGCCGCTTCTCCAGCTCCTTCACCGCACCGGCCATGCCGCGCGGCGCCCGGCTGCCCTCGGCCGCGCCGTACGCGGCCCGCAGGTCCTCGGTCTCCCGGGCGTCCTGGGTCTCGGCCAGCGCCTCGGCGTCCGCCTTCGCGGTGTCCACCAGCCGCTGGGCGGCCGCCAGGCAGCCGCCCAGGTCGGCCACCTCCAGCGGGATGCGCAGCACCTCGGCCCGCCGCGAGCGGGCCTGCTCGTCCACGGCGAGCCGCCGCGAGCGGTCGATGTCGCCCTGCCCGGCCAGCGCCGCCAGCCGGGCCGACTCCGGCTCCACCCCGTCCCGCCGCACCAGCATGTCGGCGACCGCCTCCGCGGCGGGCGTGCGCAGCACCAGCAGCCGGCAGCGCGAGCGGATCGTCGGCAGCACGTCCTGCACGGACGGCGCGCACAGCAGCCACACCGTCCGCGGCGAGGGCTCCTCGACGCCCTTGAGCAGCGCGTTCGCCGCCGCCTCGGTCAGCCGGTGCGCGGCGTCCACCAGGATCACCGACCAGCGGCCGCCGGTCGGGTAGCTCGCCGCCCGCAGCACCAGGTCGCGCATGTCGCCGACGCCGATCGACAGGCCGTCCGTGCGCACCTGCTTGACGTCCGCGTGGCTGCCCGACAGCACGGTGTGGCACCCGTCGCAGAACCCGCAGCCCGGCACCCCGCCCAGCTCCAGGTCCGGGCTGGTGCACTGCAGCGCCGCCGCGAACGCCCGCGCCGCCGTCACCTGCCCGGCCCCCGGCGGGCCGGTGAACAGCCAGGCGTGGGTCATCAGCGAGGCGTTCCCCGCCGGGGCCCCGCCCCGGCCCGCCAGCACGCTCGCCCGGGCCGCCCGCGCCGCCGCCTGCAGCTGCTCGACCACCCGGTCCTGCCCCACCAGGTCGTCCCACACACTCACGCCGCGCTCCTCGTCACCGATGCCACCGATGTCAGCGCTGCCACCGCTCCCGCGGCTCCCGCTGCTCCCACCGCCCCGCCGAGCCTAACCCCGCCCGGGGACAGCCCCGGCGCGGCGAGGTCCCACGTGCGGCGAGGCCGCGACGCGGGCAGTGACCTGCCGTCCCGTCGCGGCCTCGCCGCACGCGCCTGCCGTACCGTGCACGCGCCTGCCGTACCGTACGCCGACCGTTCCGTCCGCCGACCGTTCCGTTCCCGGACGGCTAGTCCTTGCGGCGGCGCCAGCCGCCCTTCTTCTGCTGCCCGTCCGCATGCGGCTGCCCGTCCGCCTCGTCCTCGGGCTCGTCCGCCTCCCAGCGGGCCCACTCCTCGCGGGAGCCGAGCAGGCTGTCCGTCAGGCTGGGCAGGTCGTCGAGCGGCGTCTCCTCCGCCCACTCCGGCCGGGGCCGCAGCTCGCGGGTCCGCGCGGAGTCGTCCTCGTCCCGGAACAGCCCCTGGGGCACCCGGCCGGTCGGCTCGCCCGCCTTGGGCAGCGCCGCCGTCTCCTCGACGTTCCCGTCCCCGACCACCGGCAGCACCGCGGTCTCGTCGACCACCGGCAGCACCGCGGTCTCGTCGGCCGCCGCCCCGCCCCGGCCGGGCCTGGGCAGCTCCCGGGTGGTCTCCGCGTCCGTCCGGCCGTCCTCGACCTTCGGCAGCACCGCGGTCTCGTCAGCCGGAGCGGGGGCCGCCGGGGCCGCCGGAGCTTCCGCGGCCAGCGCCGCCGCCTGCTCGGCCTCCGCGGCCCGCCGCGCGGCCTCGGCCCGCTGCAACGCCTCCTCGGCGCGGCGGCGCTGCTCCTCCCGCTGCAGCTCGCGCTGCCGGGCGAACTCGGCCGGGCGGCCTCCTCCGCGGCGGCCTTGCGCGCGGCCTCCGCCGCCGCCTCGGCCCGGGCGGCCTCCGCGGCCCGCCGCTTCGCGTCCTCCTCCGCGCGCCGCGCGGCCTCCGCCTCGGCGGCGATCCGGGCGGTCTCGGCGGCCTTGCGGGCGGCCTCGGCCTCGGCCC
The window above is part of the Kitasatospora sp. NA04385 genome. Proteins encoded here:
- a CDS encoding DNA polymerase III subunit delta'; the protein is MSVWDDLVGQDRVVEQLQAAARAARASVLAGRGGAPAGNASLMTHAWLFTGPPGAGQVTAARAFAAALQCTSPDLELGGVPGCGFCDGCHTVLSGSHADVKQVRTDGLSIGVGDMRDLVLRAASYPTGGRWSVILVDAAHRLTEAAANALLKGVEEPSPRTVWLLCAPSVQDVLPTIRSRCRLLVLRTPAAEAVADMLVRRDGVEPESARLAALAGQGDIDRSRRLAVDEQARSRRAEVLRIPLEVADLGGCLAAAQRLVDTAKADAEALAETQDARETEDLRAAYGAAEGSRAPRGMAGAVKELEKRQKSRATRTRRETLNVALGDLLGFYRDVLALQLGAGGALANDDQRPALQRIAGEGAAENTLRRIEAVLACRRALDRNVDPLLAVEAMTVALRAG